One genomic region from Triplophysa dalaica isolate WHDGS20190420 chromosome 23, ASM1584641v1, whole genome shotgun sequence encodes:
- the LOC130413125 gene encoding polyadenylate-binding protein 1-like, producing MDSLMCQDLLGRPMRIMFSQRDSTLRTTGVGNIFIKGLASSIDGASLYDSFSIFGKILSCKVVCDAHGSKGYGFVHFATFEAAEKAIKALDGMLLDDQLVSIGHFKTFQERHVEQQVMAQDNERHYPGLSLYVCNLPYSFSEQQLYRAFSPFGSIIRPDAAEALDSSASPPSTMRPRPRLS from the exons ATGGACAGCCTGATGtgtcaggatcttctgggcagacccatgcggatcatgttctcccagcgtgattccactctgaggacgactggggtcgggaacatcttcatcaagggtctggccagcagcatcgatggtgccagCCTTTATGACAGCTTCTcaatttttgggaagatcctgtcctgcaag gtggtctgcgatgcacatggatccaaaggttatggattcgtccactttgccacctttgaagcggcagagaaggccatcaaagcgcttgatggcatgttgttggacgaccagctagt gtccattggccactttaaaacctttcaagAGCGTCATGTTGAGCAGCAGGTCATGGCTCAGGACAACGAGAGGCACTACCCG gggttgagtctgtacgtgtgtaacctgccctatagcttcagtgagcagcagctgtacagagcgttttcaccctttggaagcatcatcag gccggacgcagccgaggctTTGGATtcgtcagcttctccaccctcaaCGATGCGACCACGGCCGCGTCTGTCATGA